One Paenibacillus sp. FSL H7-0737 DNA segment encodes these proteins:
- a CDS encoding ankyrin repeat domain-containing protein, with amino-acid sequence MELRQSINEVFQSAQHGDAARLTEILEFHPALANTENDEGLTPLGYAAHFGKEAAVQVLIDHGAEVDAVSHSKINFIPSNTALHAAIAGERNMGVIQLLLNKGAQTHIFDSDGHTALHSAAFHSDNVELIRLLIEHGADIHAKIEGGESVLAIAIQQGNHNVKEFLIEKGAI; translated from the coding sequence ATGGAACTACGGCAAAGTATTAATGAAGTTTTTCAGTCGGCACAACATGGCGATGCTGCACGGCTAACAGAAATTTTAGAATTCCATCCGGCTCTTGCAAATACGGAAAATGACGAGGGCCTTACACCTTTGGGATATGCAGCACATTTCGGTAAAGAAGCAGCGGTGCAGGTATTGATAGACCATGGTGCTGAGGTTGATGCAGTATCTCATTCCAAGATAAATTTCATTCCTTCTAATACTGCACTTCATGCTGCAATTGCTGGGGAGCGGAATATGGGTGTTATCCAACTGCTATTGAACAAGGGTGCTCAGACACATATTTTTGATAGCGATGGGCACACTGCCTTGCATTCTGCAGCTTTTCATTCGGATAATGTGGAGCTGATACGCTTGTTAATCGAACACGGAGCTGACATCCATGCTAAAATTGAAGGTGGTGAATCAGTATTAGCTATAGCTATCCAACAAGGAAACCACAATGTTAAAGAATTTCTTATTGAAAAAGGAGCAATTTAG
- a CDS encoding helix-turn-helix domain-containing protein, with translation MNHYITIGELSKLMNVSVHQIRYFEEKEILFPAYTDSNQYRMYGINEIYQLAQILLLRKLNVPVSTINKSMNNFTKNDYHQLLEQSLSKINSEINQLMLLQQFLQKVLKEYEHSDILEDKYHIKQLDTRHLKKWMEIEQDEPLTARSLYEKKPQPAHLFETDLHYLYDTEQVTLCFESTHLPDIILEKGSYLYKAFFVTDNQDIEREIAQLEHYLTQHHYTIQGPLILLEKSYLSLFNNDKLHYEIQINIKHDPDGVA, from the coding sequence TTGAATCATTACATTACGATTGGTGAACTTTCAAAACTTATGAATGTATCCGTACATCAAATTCGATATTTTGAAGAGAAAGAGATTTTATTTCCAGCCTATACCGATAGCAATCAATACCGGATGTACGGAATTAATGAGATTTATCAGTTGGCCCAGATCCTATTACTCCGCAAATTGAACGTGCCTGTCAGTACGATTAACAAAAGCATGAATAACTTCACCAAAAATGACTACCATCAACTTTTGGAGCAGTCTCTAAGTAAAATAAACTCTGAAATAAACCAGCTAATGTTGTTGCAGCAGTTTTTACAAAAGGTACTTAAAGAATACGAGCACTCTGACATTCTAGAAGACAAATATCACATTAAACAATTGGATACTCGTCATTTAAAAAAATGGATGGAAATAGAGCAAGATGAGCCACTCACCGCTCGAAGTCTGTATGAAAAAAAGCCGCAACCAGCTCATTTATTTGAAACAGATCTGCATTATTTATACGATACTGAACAAGTAACCTTATGTTTTGAAAGCACTCACTTACCAGACATCATCCTAGAAAAAGGCAGCTACTTATATAAAGCATTTTTCGTGACGGATAACCAGGATATTGAACGTGAGATTGCTCAATTGGAACACTATTTAACACAACATCACTATACAATTCAGGGACCATTGATCCTTTTGGAAAAATCATATCTATCCCTATTCAACAATGACAAGCTTCATTATGAAATCCAAATTAATATCAAGCATGACCCTGACGGTGTAGCATGA
- a CDS encoding hybrid sensor histidine kinase/response regulator → MLKRTLLIYLIAFISLATIPLSIFIDNDQHENYLQVQKGSMDLSTWDYGQQKVIKLDGEWEFYWNQLLMPEHFKESSTDKPAPTALMEVPSRWNGKVVDGQPLPAFGSATYRMVLKNLPVNGVFALKKTNIRFSSAIYVNGHLLIKDGNPTMSTADYQSGNIPQIGLFSSEKGDVEIIIQVSNYEYVNAGIPVSLTFGEEAAMLENQQKSTAREFSTVAILGTLSLIFVICFVAAALYRKKDYSLLVFAIICLLLAIYHGLIGERSLLLFFPNLSFIVLYKVKDISSISCFIVLAIFFYQMHKSIISLKLTQVVTIILGSFIILVAILPIRTYTLFSTYVIIVYELMLIWMLFRVAILYIRSPEVNRIKSLLLFLAILAINLYSIDIILFALSMKENLWLGQFYIVAFNIIMIVLIVLRFFEAYHTIDEMKNQLIGLDKIKDEFLSNTSHELKTPLNAIVNITATLLNGVEGPVTERQAQNLAIVMGSGRRLTYMVNELLDYSKMKHGDITLYKSTLDLKAVVDSVIGIHSFLLGEKSIFLVNNVASEFPPVHADGNRLIQILHNLVDNAIKFTEQGEINISARFTHEWVEVRVADSGIGIAPDMQKRIFMAFEQVDEAEIHSHGGTGLGLSITKKLVELHGGNIRVDSVAGTGSVFIFTLPRWDRTSNQVTGPIVDKTLPYREVFFPRQEYPIYIKGKINEPILVVDDDFANLQSMINLFKLEGYSIVVVNRGQLALDELSKNSDFFLVVLDITMPDISGYEVLQKIRERFTPFELPVLMLTAKNRVNDMKMSMDNGANDYVGKPFEAEELMARVKSLTRLRASVKKAKDAEIAFLRSQIKPHFLYNALNSIAALCVEEPEQAEELTLELSQYLRSSFDFKQLDSLTTLEGELELVKAYINIEKVRFGARLQVEYDITANTDSRIPPLILQPLVENAIRHGLMSNLRGGKVTISVKESDPSVVSFVVEDNGRGMSEHKLEEIMKSDVDKRGVGLWNISQRIKLLYGKNIRIQSVEGKGTRVSFDIPKQHMKRIGG, encoded by the coding sequence ATGCTCAAAAGGACGTTACTTATTTATTTAATTGCTTTCATCTCGTTAGCAACAATCCCACTATCCATTTTTATAGATAATGATCAACATGAGAATTATCTGCAAGTTCAGAAGGGGAGCATGGATCTTTCAACTTGGGATTATGGGCAACAAAAGGTCATCAAGTTAGATGGTGAGTGGGAATTTTATTGGAATCAGCTGCTAATGCCTGAGCATTTTAAAGAATCAAGCACAGACAAACCTGCTCCTACAGCATTAATGGAGGTCCCTTCACGATGGAATGGCAAAGTGGTTGATGGACAACCTTTACCTGCATTCGGTTCTGCTACTTATCGGATGGTGCTGAAAAACTTACCTGTAAACGGTGTATTCGCTTTGAAAAAAACGAATATCCGCTTTTCGAGTGCGATTTATGTGAATGGTCATTTACTCATTAAGGATGGAAACCCCACTATGAGTACTGCCGATTACCAGTCGGGGAATATTCCGCAGATTGGGCTTTTTTCGTCTGAAAAAGGTGATGTAGAGATTATCATTCAAGTTTCTAACTATGAATATGTAAATGCAGGTATTCCGGTATCTCTTACGTTTGGCGAGGAAGCCGCTATGCTGGAGAACCAGCAGAAGAGTACGGCTCGTGAATTTAGTACAGTTGCAATATTGGGAACATTATCACTTATTTTTGTCATCTGCTTTGTGGCGGCTGCTTTATACCGTAAGAAGGATTACTCCTTACTTGTATTTGCTATTATTTGTTTACTGCTTGCGATCTATCATGGCTTGATTGGAGAACGTTCGCTGTTACTGTTTTTCCCAAACCTTTCGTTCATTGTGTTATACAAAGTGAAGGATATTAGCTCCATATCGTGTTTTATTGTTCTGGCTATATTTTTCTACCAAATGCACAAAAGCATAATCTCTTTAAAACTTACGCAAGTCGTAACGATTATACTAGGCAGCTTTATAATATTGGTAGCAATCCTGCCTATTCGTACTTACACGCTTTTCTCTACCTATGTGATCATTGTATATGAATTGATGTTAATTTGGATGTTGTTTAGAGTGGCTATCTTGTACATCAGAAGCCCTGAAGTAAATCGGATCAAATCGTTGCTGCTGTTCTTGGCGATTCTTGCTATCAATCTGTACTCGATAGACATCATTCTGTTTGCTCTTTCGATGAAAGAAAACCTTTGGCTAGGACAGTTTTACATTGTAGCCTTTAATATCATTATGATCGTTCTGATTGTTCTCCGTTTTTTCGAGGCTTATCATACGATAGATGAAATGAAAAACCAACTGATCGGTCTGGACAAAATTAAGGACGAGTTTCTCTCCAATACCTCTCATGAGCTGAAGACACCACTGAATGCCATAGTCAACATTACTGCTACACTACTTAATGGGGTTGAAGGTCCAGTTACCGAAAGGCAAGCGCAGAATCTAGCGATCGTAATGGGAAGTGGAAGAAGATTAACTTATATGGTAAACGAATTGCTCGATTATTCCAAAATGAAGCATGGAGATATCACCTTATATAAAAGCACCCTAGATCTGAAAGCTGTTGTAGATTCTGTTATCGGTATACATTCGTTTCTGCTCGGAGAAAAGTCGATCTTTCTCGTAAACAATGTTGCTTCAGAATTTCCACCTGTACATGCAGATGGCAACCGTTTGATTCAGATTTTGCACAACTTGGTAGATAATGCGATTAAATTCACGGAGCAGGGTGAAATAAATATTAGTGCCAGATTTACACATGAATGGGTTGAGGTCCGTGTGGCAGACTCGGGAATCGGAATTGCACCGGATATGCAGAAACGTATTTTTATGGCCTTTGAGCAAGTGGACGAAGCTGAAATTCATAGTCATGGTGGAACAGGTCTCGGACTAAGCATTACCAAGAAGCTGGTTGAGTTACATGGCGGGAACATTAGAGTGGACTCTGTTGCTGGTACAGGATCGGTCTTTATATTTACTCTTCCACGATGGGATCGAACATCTAATCAAGTCACGGGTCCAATCGTGGATAAGACTCTTCCTTATAGAGAAGTTTTCTTTCCGCGCCAGGAGTATCCTATATATATCAAAGGTAAAATCAATGAGCCCATTTTGGTCGTGGACGATGATTTTGCCAACCTGCAATCTATGATCAACTTGTTCAAGCTTGAGGGATATTCCATTGTTGTTGTGAACCGCGGGCAGCTGGCACTTGATGAGTTATCGAAGAATTCAGACTTTTTTCTCGTTGTACTGGACATTACAATGCCGGATATTTCTGGCTATGAGGTTCTGCAGAAGATTAGAGAGAGATTCACACCCTTTGAGCTGCCTGTGTTAATGCTAACGGCGAAGAATAGAGTTAACGATATGAAAATGTCCATGGATAATGGGGCAAATGATTATGTGGGGAAGCCGTTTGAAGCGGAAGAATTAATGGCGCGTGTGAAAAGTCTGACCCGATTGAGAGCTTCTGTGAAGAAAGCTAAAGATGCCGAAATTGCCTTTTTACGTTCTCAGATCAAACCGCATTTCTTGTACAATGCCCTGAATTCAATTGCTGCATTATGTGTGGAAGAACCTGAGCAGGCGGAAGAATTAACGCTGGAGCTGTCACAGTATTTGAGAAGCAGCTTTGATTTCAAACAGTTGGATTCGTTAACTACCTTGGAGGGTGAGCTAGAGCTAGTTAAAGCATATATTAATATTGAAAAAGTGCGCTTTGGTGCTAGATTACAAGTGGAATATGATATAACCGCAAATACGGATAGCCGGATTCCCCCACTTATCCTACAACCATTAGTAGAAAATGCTATAAGACATGGACTGATGTCCAATTTACGGGGGGGAAAGGTAACTATATCTGTGAAAGAGTCGGATCCTTCTGTGGTCAGCTTTGTTGTAGAAGATAATGGACGCGGAATGAGTGAGCACAAGCTGGAGGAAATCATGAAATCAGATGTAGATAAAAGAGGCGTAGGGCTTTGGAATATTAGTCAACGCATCAAACTTCTCTATGGAAAGAACATTCGTATTCAAAGTGTTGAAGGAAAAGGCACACGGGTTTCTTTTGATATCCCCAAACAACACATGAAGCGGATAGGAGGTTGA
- a CDS encoding S-layer homology domain-containing protein codes for MKPSFMKIGISISLATGVVVQGVGPIHTQIVSAKSDFGWIVNSPAVIPSINEDDSSNAGVVVSSLLSGKVTDPATTGIAVVSFDNTNGAWQYYNTLGNIWYNIEPVSDTKAFLLLKSEKIRFVPAKDWNGTASIEFKLWDTTATGYQNYQKNANTTVSAAFNPDLGTATITVNPVNDAPYLTELNGGDYLSFDGNGDYVTFPDQLLYKNSFTIEGNLKVNGFNTWMRFFESSIGEANHNIFVGFNGKKMSFIAYTNKGEINVTEDFPTSKWVHVAIVYDHSQKKGRIYWDGVLKAEGAMDLSTVGNMARPNNWLGKSTWRQDGDYSGGMRDVRFWSKAKTQSEIVREMNVDLNGSEPNLALNYKFSNRNDGIIAVNTPAGSAKNGSITGASWKQDTGFMGSTTTEKNKSVLRSFKVIDVDGDDLNVSATSSNTSLIPNNGLKVSGSGDVRTLEITPAKNAYGNSVITVTVNDGTISSLYTFNVQVNDVGDVLVTGVTLNKTSLSLTEGEAGDTLNAVIEPANATNKTVTWSSSDETVATVVNGVVTPVGVGTATITATTTDGSYTATSTVNVSAPVVDVTGVKLDQETLDLTAGEADALLKATIEPANATDTDVIWSSSDETVATVVDGVVTPVGEGIAIITVTTKDGSFKASSTVNVAAPKPPIVIVTGVTLDQTTLDFKEGDDAETLQATVAPVDATNKGVIWSSSDETVAKVVYGVVTPVGVGTATITVTTKDGSFTASTTVNVKAATPPTVIVTGVTLDQTALSLTVGEDGETLTATVAPADATIKDLIWSSSDETIAKVVNGVVTPVGEGTAIITVTTKDGSYKASTTVTVKAPAKPITAPGIPTSVTATAENGQAIITFTPPTNDGGSEITGYIVTAHPGGLTVTGDGSPLTISGLTNGTSYIFTVQAINKAGFSESSAESNSVIPSAPSSVDVPSQPTPSATPAPVVNDASILINGKAETVGTATNGKRNDQTLTTIALDQKKLEDKLATEGKGAVVSITATSKSDVIVGELNGQMVKNMQGNQAILEIRTGNATFTLPSGQIDIDALSAQIGKSVALQDIKIQIEISAPTADQVKALGAAAQNGSFSLVGAPVNFTARGIYGDKSIELSQFNTYVKRTIAIPDGMDPNKITTGVYIDADGSVRHVPTKVIVIEGKYFATINSLSGGTYSVIWHPLEFSDVANHWAKDAVNDMGSRLVIEGTGNGQFTPDQAITRAEFAAIVVRGLGLGLSQTATPFSDVKISDWYNSAINTAYAYQLINGFEDGMFRPDDQITREQAMLIIAKAMKITALKANLPNQSAEGFLNPYTDAGKASDWAISAIADCLQAGVIMGRSSNVLAPKDDMTRAEVAAIVKRLLQKSDLI; via the coding sequence TTGAAGCCATCATTTATGAAAATAGGCATTAGTATTTCGTTAGCCACTGGAGTTGTGGTGCAAGGTGTGGGGCCGATCCACACTCAAATAGTGAGTGCAAAATCGGACTTTGGTTGGATCGTGAATAGCCCAGCTGTGATACCGTCCATCAATGAAGACGATTCTTCCAACGCAGGCGTTGTTGTTTCCAGTCTTTTGTCAGGAAAGGTAACCGATCCAGCGACAACAGGGATTGCTGTGGTTTCATTTGATAATACAAATGGGGCCTGGCAATATTACAACACATTGGGAAACATCTGGTATAATATCGAGCCAGTGTCTGACACTAAAGCTTTTCTGCTGCTGAAATCGGAGAAAATTCGTTTTGTCCCCGCTAAAGACTGGAACGGAACAGCTTCCATTGAATTTAAGCTATGGGACACTACAGCAACAGGGTATCAAAATTATCAAAAAAATGCGAATACCACTGTTTCTGCAGCATTCAACCCAGATCTAGGCACTGCTACAATTACTGTAAATCCAGTGAACGATGCACCTTATCTGACAGAACTGAATGGTGGGGACTATCTTAGTTTTGACGGCAATGGGGATTATGTGACGTTCCCAGATCAACTGTTATACAAGAATTCTTTTACAATTGAAGGTAATTTAAAAGTCAATGGTTTTAATACCTGGATGAGATTCTTCGAGTCTTCAATCGGTGAGGCAAACCACAATATTTTTGTGGGTTTTAACGGAAAAAAAATGAGCTTCATAGCGTATACCAATAAAGGTGAGATTAACGTCACTGAAGATTTCCCGACTTCTAAATGGGTTCATGTCGCAATTGTTTATGATCACAGTCAGAAAAAGGGACGAATTTATTGGGATGGTGTTCTTAAGGCAGAAGGGGCTATGGATTTAAGTACAGTTGGAAATATGGCACGTCCGAACAACTGGCTTGGTAAAAGCACCTGGAGACAGGACGGAGATTACAGCGGTGGGATGAGAGACGTAAGGTTTTGGAGTAAAGCTAAAACCCAGAGCGAAATTGTTCGCGAAATGAACGTCGATTTGAATGGATCAGAGCCAAATCTGGCTTTGAACTATAAATTTTCGAATAGAAATGATGGTATTATTGCTGTCAATACACCGGCTGGTTCAGCTAAGAACGGTTCAATCACTGGTGCTAGCTGGAAGCAGGACACAGGCTTCATGGGAAGTACTACAACGGAAAAAAATAAATCTGTATTACGCTCCTTTAAGGTTATTGATGTGGATGGGGATGACCTTAATGTATCAGCTACATCTTCTAATACTTCCCTAATTCCGAATAATGGACTGAAAGTAAGTGGAAGTGGGGATGTGCGGACGTTAGAAATAACACCAGCGAAGAATGCCTACGGAAACAGTGTGATTACTGTTACTGTAAATGATGGAACTATAAGTAGTTTATACACCTTCAATGTGCAGGTAAACGATGTGGGAGATGTCCTCGTAACTGGAGTGACTTTGAATAAAACATCACTTAGTTTAACAGAGGGAGAAGCAGGAGATACACTAAATGCTGTAATAGAACCTGCTAATGCCACGAACAAAACAGTGACTTGGAGCTCCAGTGATGAAACTGTCGCGACAGTTGTTAATGGAGTGGTAACACCAGTTGGCGTTGGAACCGCAACGATCACAGCAACAACTACGGACGGAAGTTATACTGCGACATCCACCGTAAATGTGAGTGCTCCAGTTGTGGACGTAACCGGAGTGAAGCTTGATCAGGAGACGCTCGACTTAACTGCTGGTGAAGCAGATGCCTTACTAAAGGCGACAATAGAACCTGCAAATGCGACAGATACAGATGTGATCTGGAGCTCCAGTGATGAAACTGTTGCAACAGTCGTGGATGGAGTGGTGACACCAGTTGGTGAGGGTATAGCAATTATTACTGTAACGACTAAGGATGGAAGTTTTAAGGCTTCATCAACTGTGAATGTGGCAGCACCTAAGCCACCAATTGTTATAGTAACCGGAGTAACATTAGATCAGACAACGCTTGATTTTAAAGAAGGTGACGATGCAGAAACGCTTCAAGCGACAGTTGCACCTGTCGATGCAACGAATAAGGGTGTCATCTGGAGCTCTAGCGATGAGACTGTAGCCAAGGTTGTTTACGGAGTAGTAACCCCGGTTGGTGTTGGAACAGCCACCATTACGGTTACGACTAAAGATGGAAGTTTTACTGCTTCAACAACAGTGAATGTGAAAGCAGCAACGCCACCTACCGTTATTGTAACGGGAGTAACGTTAGACCAGACAGCACTTAGTTTAACCGTGGGTGAAGATGGGGAGACGTTAACAGCAACAGTAGCGCCTGCCGATGCGACCATTAAGGACCTGATCTGGAGCTCCAGCGATGAGACTATCGCAAAAGTCGTGAATGGAGTGGTTACTCCAGTTGGTGAGGGAACAGCCATCATTACAGTTACAACGAAAGATGGAAGTTATAAAGCTTCAACAACCGTAACTGTGAAGGCTCCTGCTAAGCCAATTACAGCACCGGGTATTCCAACATCCGTAACTGCAACTGCAGAAAATGGTCAAGCGATCATCACCTTTACGCCACCAACCAACGATGGAGGAAGCGAAATCACAGGATATATTGTAACGGCTCATCCGGGAGGGCTGACGGTTACGGGTGATGGAAGTCCGCTTACAATCAGTGGTCTGACGAATGGTACAAGCTACATCTTCACGGTACAGGCCATCAATAAGGCTGGCTTTAGCGAATCATCTGCTGAATCCAATTCAGTCATCCCGAGCGCTCCATCCAGTGTTGATGTTCCTTCTCAACCAACTCCATCAGCAACGCCGGCACCTGTGGTAAATGATGCTTCCATTTTAATCAATGGTAAAGCGGAAACCGTGGGAACTGCGACGAATGGTAAACGGAATGATCAAACGCTAACCACCATTGCTTTAGACCAGAAGAAGCTGGAAGACAAGCTCGCTACTGAAGGTAAAGGTGCGGTGGTTTCTATCACTGCCACTAGTAAATCTGATGTTATCGTTGGCGAACTAAACGGACAAATGGTTAAAAATATGCAGGGAAATCAAGCAATACTTGAAATCAGAACGGGAAATGCGACATTTACACTGCCTTCTGGGCAGATTGATATTGACGCCTTATCCGCGCAGATTGGCAAGTCTGTAGCTTTACAAGATATTAAAATACAGATTGAAATCAGCGCACCAACTGCCGATCAAGTTAAAGCATTAGGAGCTGCTGCGCAAAACGGATCATTTTCATTAGTCGGCGCACCAGTAAACTTTACAGCTAGAGGTATTTACGGAGATAAGAGTATTGAACTATCCCAATTCAATACGTATGTGAAACGTACGATTGCTATTCCGGATGGGATGGACCCGAATAAGATTACAACCGGTGTGTATATTGATGCTGATGGCTCAGTGCGTCATGTACCTACTAAAGTGATAGTCATTGAAGGCAAATATTTTGCTACAATCAACAGCCTTAGTGGCGGCACTTACTCTGTAATCTGGCATCCGCTTGAATTCAGTGATGTTGCTAATCACTGGGCAAAAGATGCAGTGAATGATATGGGTTCCCGTTTAGTTATCGAAGGGACTGGCAATGGTCAATTTACACCTGATCAAGCGATTACCCGCGCAGAGTTTGCGGCGATTGTCGTTCGCGGTCTCGGACTAGGATTGAGTCAAACAGCAACACCATTTTCGGATGTTAAAATTTCGGATTGGTATAACAGTGCGATCAATACTGCATATGCATATCAATTAATCAATGGTTTTGAAGATGGCATGTTCCGCCCTGATGACCAAATTACCCGTGAACAAGCGATGCTAATTATCGCCAAAGCGATGAAAATTACAGCGCTAAAGGCTAACCTTCCTAATCAATCCGCTGAAGGATTCTTGAACCCATATACCGATGCCGGCAAAGCATCTGACTGGGCGATTAGCGCAATTGCTGACTGCTTGCAGGCAGGCGTAATCATGGGACGAAGCAGCAATGTACTTGCTCCCAAGGATGATATGACCAGAGCTGAGGTTGCAGCGATCGTTAAGCGGCTTCTTCAAAAGTCTGATTTAATTTAA
- a CDS encoding response regulator has translation MLRAIIVDDEELSVKRLKRILSQSGEIEVYDTFLDPTEAYEFVKGNSIDVAFLDISMPDTNGMKLSTLLHELDESINVVFVTGYDEYALQAFELSAVDYLLKPVTAQRLTKTLDKIKKMNRGVTVQPVIEVLLFNGLKIYRRTQDRETIKLRSPKTEELFAFLISKGTVSRDEIIDTLWSGLEPDKALKNLNSTLYYIRKAIGTSFIKASRTEISIEERSIYCDLYEFKRQLKQIRQVSKKDSEWFNQVETLYTGSFLKGKAYDWASGKTRRLEQDFIGLLELAARFHMEQNERQQSLHYFERILKLDPLREDIHQEIIHLYIELGRMNEAYRRYGQLEETLQQELGTSPDPKLKALIKKMMN, from the coding sequence ATGCTGCGGGCCATTATCGTGGATGATGAAGAATTATCAGTAAAGCGCTTAAAAAGGATATTATCTCAGAGTGGAGAGATTGAAGTATACGATACTTTTCTGGATCCGACGGAAGCCTATGAATTTGTGAAGGGGAATTCGATTGATGTAGCTTTTTTGGACATTTCTATGCCTGACACAAATGGAATGAAGCTTTCCACCCTTTTGCATGAACTAGATGAATCGATTAATGTGGTTTTTGTTACAGGGTATGACGAATATGCACTGCAAGCCTTCGAACTGAGTGCTGTGGATTATTTGCTGAAGCCTGTAACTGCACAGCGTTTAACTAAAACTTTGGATAAGATCAAAAAAATGAATAGAGGTGTGACGGTTCAGCCCGTCATAGAAGTTCTCTTATTTAATGGACTAAAGATATACCGCCGTACGCAAGACAGAGAGACCATCAAGCTAAGGAGCCCAAAAACCGAAGAATTGTTTGCCTTTTTGATTAGTAAAGGGACGGTTAGCCGAGATGAAATTATCGATACCTTATGGAGCGGGCTGGAACCTGATAAAGCGCTGAAGAATCTGAACTCAACCCTGTACTATATTCGAAAAGCAATCGGAACTAGCTTTATTAAAGCCAGCAGAACCGAAATTAGTATAGAGGAACGCAGTATTTATTGTGATTTGTATGAGTTTAAGCGACAGCTGAAGCAAATTAGGCAGGTCTCAAAAAAAGATTCTGAATGGTTCAATCAAGTAGAAACATTGTATACGGGGTCTTTTCTCAAAGGTAAAGCATACGATTGGGCTAGTGGGAAGACACGCCGACTTGAACAGGATTTTATTGGTCTGTTGGAACTAGCTGCTAGATTTCATATGGAGCAGAACGAGCGTCAACAATCGCTGCACTACTTTGAGAGAATCTTGAAATTGGATCCCTTGAGAGAAGATATCCATCAGGAAATCATTCATTTGTATATTGAACTAGGGCGTATGAATGAAGCTTATCGGCGATATGGGCAATTGGAAGAGACCCTTCAACAGGAGCTTGGAACTTCACCTGATCCTAAGCTCAAAGCTCTGATTAAGAAGATGATGAACTAG
- a CDS encoding DUF2975 domain-containing protein: MNVKRGSTTFLKVIIFLVGIAVLALCIWLPEIAVRDARVHPDTAYFLIPFLVCAYGFCIAFSVALYQAYKLLNNIEKNNAFSELSLNSLKIIKKCAFAVIFLILLGLVSLRVLAKVTDSDDPAGPTSLCLMGLLATSIIAAIVDALQKPLKNAPDIKPKNV, encoded by the coding sequence ATGAATGTTAAACGAGGTTCAACCACTTTCTTAAAAGTAATTATTTTTCTGGTTGGAATTGCAGTGCTTGCTTTGTGTATCTGGTTGCCTGAGATAGCGGTAAGAGATGCAAGAGTACATCCAGATACGGCTTACTTCCTGATTCCCTTTTTAGTTTGTGCTTACGGATTTTGTATTGCGTTTTCTGTTGCGCTGTACCAAGCATATAAACTATTAAACAACATCGAAAAGAACAATGCTTTCTCTGAATTATCCCTTAACTCTTTGAAGATTATAAAGAAATGTGCTTTTGCAGTCATTTTCCTCATTTTGTTAGGACTAGTAAGCTTAAGGGTGCTTGCTAAAGTTACAGATAGTGATGATCCAGCGGGTCCTACATCATTATGTCTAATGGGTCTTTTAGCAACAAGTATCATCGCAGCCATTGTGGACGCACTTCAAAAGCCATTAAAAAATGCCCCAGATATAAAGCCAAAAAATGTATGA
- a CDS encoding GNAT family N-acetyltransferase, with translation MISPNKITIAHYQEQDHRAVCSLLVDAFHGKFHSLISLEDDDIAELLFGLWEHDQQSASSQQIVAKENGEVVGTLSIKWKDSRASDRSKFISPHHSSFSQLFKKFGYLNVCKLMVGLHFLNYQPRAKECYVDHLAVRSSHRNKGIGKQLLSWAIDSVNSHSEVDKLTLHVAKNNKRAIHMYQQMDFAIDQSNYSGIRHLLFKEANWHYMTRRLPLHPRSSINEKKY, from the coding sequence ATGATAAGTCCGAACAAGATAACAATCGCTCACTACCAAGAACAAGATCATAGAGCAGTCTGCAGTCTTTTAGTGGATGCGTTCCACGGTAAATTCCACTCCCTCATCTCACTAGAGGACGATGATATTGCTGAACTACTTTTTGGGCTCTGGGAGCATGATCAACAGTCCGCATCATCACAACAAATCGTAGCTAAAGAAAATGGAGAGGTTGTCGGTACGCTCAGCATTAAGTGGAAGGACAGCCGAGCCTCAGACAGAAGTAAATTTATATCACCTCACCATAGTTCCTTTTCACAATTATTTAAGAAATTTGGATATTTAAATGTATGTAAGTTAATGGTTGGGTTACATTTTTTGAATTATCAGCCTCGCGCAAAAGAATGTTATGTCGATCATTTGGCCGTTCGATCTAGCCACCGTAATAAAGGAATCGGTAAGCAGTTGCTTAGTTGGGCAATAGATTCTGTAAACAGTCACTCCGAAGTGGACAAATTAACGCTACATGTTGCTAAAAATAATAAACGAGCTATTCATATGTACCAACAGATGGACTTTGCTATCGATCAATCAAACTATAGCGGGATTAGACACCTTCTTTTTAAAGAGGCTAATTGGCATTACATGACGAGGCGTTTACCACTACATCCTAGGAGCTCAATAAATGAAAAAAAATATTAA